Sequence from the Egibacter rhizosphaerae genome:
AGGCCGAGAACCCCACCCGCGGCGAAGGTCGCGACGTACACGACGTCCCCCGAGCGCAGGGCGGTCAGGCTGGCCCCGTACACCCCGAGGATCAGCAGGAGGTAGGCACCGGACAGCCCCGGCAGGATCATCGCGCAGAGCGCGACCATCGCCGAGAGGAAGACGATCGGCAGTGCCGGGTCCACGATCTCGCGCGGCGGCAGGCCCGCCAGGACGAAGGCCGTCACGGCGGCGACGCCGACCACGGCGGCGAGGCGACGGGTCGGCCGCTCGATCCGGCCCCAGGGCAGCGGGAGCGAGGCGGCGATCAGCCCGAAGAACGCCGCGCTCGTCTCGGCCGGATAGCCGTCGAGCAGCGGGGGGATCACGAGGGAGCCCAGTCCGAGAGCGGCGACGACGCCGAGCGCGAGCGGGATCAGCAGACGCAGGTCGACATCGCGGACGTGCTCCCGCGCGGCGCGGAACCGGAGGGCGAGCAACGCCGCTCCCGTTCGTGCCAAGGCCCCCACCGACCTGACGAGGCGGTCGTAGATCCCCACGATCAACGCGACCGTGCCGCCCGACACGCCCGGCACGATGTCCGCCGCGCCCATGAGGACGCCACGAGCGGCGTGGACGAGCGGCTCGGGCGGGCGCATGGATCCCAGGCTACGCGGCGTCCGAGAGCCGGCCCATCGCCTCGTTCGCGTCCCTCGGGTGCGGCCTACCGCTCGACGCTCACGTCCTCGAACCGCACCGATCCCTCGCCGCGGATCTCGTAGCCGGTGACGTCGGCCCGCCAACCCTGGATCTCGAGCGGATGGTAGAGGTACGTGAGGGCGTGCTGCTCTCGGATCCGGTCCACGGCGCGCTCGTACGCCTCGGCCCGCTCCTGAGGGTCGAGTATCTGCCGCGCCTCCTCGAGGATCGCGTCGACCTCCTCGTCGACGAAGCCGTGGACGTTGTGCGCCCCCTCGGAGTGGAGCGGGGCCTCGTAGGTGTCGGCGGGGTCGCGGTGGTCCTCCAAGCGGACCAGGGTCGCATCGAACGCGCCGTCGCGGAGTGCGCTCTCGTAGCGTTCCGGTGCGGCCACACGGGTCCGGGCGTCGAGGCCGATGCCGCGCCACTGCGCGGCGAGGGCGCTACCGACCCGTCGAGCCTCGTCATCGTCGGGTACCAGCAGATCCAGCTCGAGACCCTCGAGCGCGTCCTCCTCCAGGCCGGCCGCCCCCAGGGGATCCGCCGTGGCCCCGCCCGCCCCGAGACCGGGCGGCCCGGGAATGTGGTACCGCGTGCCCGGAGGCAGCGCGGTCCGGCCGGGCTGGGCCGCGCCGCGCCGCGCCGCCTCGGCGATCGTCCCGCGCCGCACTGCGGCGGCCAGCGCCTCCCGCACCGGTGCCTCGGCCCAGGGTTGCCGGTCGTGGTTGAGCGCGTAGGCGACCGTCGCGGGGCGCGGCCGAGTGCCGATGATCACGTCGTCCCACTCGGGCTCCCCGTCCGCGTCCCGTGCGCGCACCTCGGCGGTCACCCGGTGCGCCCAATCCACCTCCCCGGCGGCCAGCGCGTCCATCCGCGCCGTGTCGTCCCGGACCGTGCGGTAGGTGATCCCGTCGAGCTCGGGAGCACCGCCCCAGTGGTCGCTGAACGCCTCCAGCTCCAGCTCGGTCGCTCCGGTGGCGTCGGCCACCGCGAACGGGCCCGTGCCGACCGGGTCGTCACGGAGCACCTCGCCCGACCCCTCCGGCACGATCGCCACGCCCCGCCCGCGTCCGAGATCGGCCGGCAGGTTGGCCCGCGGCTCCTCCAGGACGACCTCCACGGTGTGCTCGTCCGGCACCTCGACCGACGAGACATCGCCCAGCCGGTCCGGCTGCTGGGCCGACTTCGCCCGCTCGATCGAGTACCGCACGTCGTGCCCGTCGAGCTCGGCACCGTCGTGCCAGCGCACCCCCTCGCGCAGCTCGAAGACCCACCGCTGGCCCCCGTCGACCGGTTCCCAACGTTCCGCGAGAGCGGGTTCCACGCCGTCGACCCCGTTCGGCTCGACCAACCGGTCGTAGACGTTCTCGAGCACGGCCAGCCGCGTGAGTCCGGTCGCCTCGTGGGGATCGAGGGTGTCAGGGGCGTCACCGATCGCGGCGAACAACACCCCTTCGGGCAGGTCGGCCGAGGGATCTCCCGGCGCCCCTGCGGTGTCCTCCTGGGACTCCGTGGGATCGTCGTCAGCGGTGCCGCCGCCAGCCTCGCTGCCCGCCTCGCCCGTTCCCGTTCCGGCGTCCGTGGCCTCGTCGGGCGGGTCCGGTGCGTCCGACTCGAGCGCCGCGTCGTCGCAGCCCCAGACCAGCAGCGCGAGCACGACCACGGCCCGCATGCTCCAGCGACGCCCGGCTCGATGCACTCGCGGGACCTCTCGGGTCGACGACGTGTTCCGGCGCCGATGCTACGCGAGGCCGCAGCCGTGATCCCGCGGACGGCACCCGTCCCCAGGTCGACCGTCCCTGCCGCGCGTGGTCACACCCGGTCAGTACCCTGCCCCACATGGAACGTCCCTCCGAGCCATCCCACGTCGAGGCACCGACGGCCGCAACGCCGACCGGCGCAGCGGCCGGACCCGCATCCGGCACGACGCTGCTGGGCGAGCCGGTCACGGACGAGCCGCTGCGCCTGTCGTTCTCGCGGGTGGACACGTACCGCCGGTGCCCGCGCCAGTACCGCTACGCGTACATCGACAAGCTGCCCCAGCCCCCGAGCCCGCACCTGTCGTTCGGGTCGTCGGTGCACGGGGCCCTGGAGCGCTGGTGGGACCGGAAGCTGCCCGATCCCCCACCGCTCGAGGAGCTCTTGCAAGCCCTCTACGACGCGTGGGACACGACGGGGTTCGCCGGGATGGAACGCGAGGAACAGCTGCGCTGGTACACCCACGCCCGTGACGTCCTCGCCCGCCACCACGCCCGCTTCGCCGAGCACTACGTCCCCCCGGTCGCCGTCGAGCAGTGGTTCGAGGTGCCGCTGCCCGACGACATCGTGGTTGTCGGCTCAATCGACCTGGTGGTGCCCACCGGCGCGGGCACCGACGCCTCGAGTGGCGCGGCCTCGAACGGGCTCGGGATCATCGACTGGAAGACCAATCGCCGCGCGAAGACCCGTGAGCAGGTCGCCGGCGACCTGCAGCTGGCGATCTACGCGCTCGCGGCACGCCATCTGTGGGGACACGATCCCGACTGGGTCGCCCTCGACTTCGTCGTGCCCGGGATGCGCGTGACGGTGCCGCGCGAAGAGATCGACGTCGACGCCGCCGTCGCGAAGGTACGCGAGACCGCCGCCCGGATCCGCTCCGAGGCCTTCGAGCCGCAGCCGTCGCGCCTCTGCGCTTGGTGCGACTTCCGCACCGAGTGCCCGGCGGGGGGCGACGAAGGACCCGACCTGCCGGGCGTCGCGGTCGGCGAGCTGCGCCGCCTCAAGCGCCGGCAGGCGCGCGACGCCCGACGCATCGACGAGCTGAAGCAACTCGTCGCGGACCGCCTCGGACCGGACGCGCTCGTCGAGCTCGACCCGGACGAGTCCTCCTAAGGGCCCCTCGGCAGTCCCTCGAGCACCAGCGCGACACCGTCCTCGTCGTTGCTCGCCGTCATCGTGTCGGCCCGAGCCCGCACGAGCGGGTGCGCGTTGGCGACCGCGACCGACCAGCCCGCCCAGTCGAGCAGCGCCAGATCGTTCGGCATGTCCCCGAACGCGATCGTGTGTTCGGGGGCGAAGCCGCGCTCCGCGACGAACTGCGCCACCGCGGTGCCCTTGTCCACACCCGCCGCTGAGACCTCCACCAGGGTGGCGGTCGAGTGCGTGACGGTCGCGAGCCCGTCGACCTGCGCGGCCAGCCCATCGAACATCGAGGACATGTCTCCGGCGGGATGGCGAGCGAGCAGCTTGACCACTCCGTCGTGCGTGTCGCGCACGCTCTCGTCGAGAACGGCCCCGTCGGGAACGGGCCACTCGGCGAGCGCGGCGAAGCCCGGTTCGCAGCGGAACTCGCGGGTGGTCTCCCAGGCAAAGGCCAGGTCGGGCTCCTGTGCCCGCAGGGCCGCGATCACCTCGCGGGTCGTCGTGGGGCGAAGGGCCCGTTCCTCGACGACCCGGTCCCGTGCCGCGTCGTACACGACGGCGCCGTTGGCACAGATCACGGGTCCCTGTCCCCCCAGGTCGGCCGCGAGGCGATGGACGAAGCGGATGGGCCGTCCCGTTGCCAGCACGACCCACCGGCCCTCGCGCTGCACGGCGTGCAGCGCGGCGCGCGTGCGGGCGGAGACGGCACCGTCGCTGCGCAACAGCGTGCCGTCCAGATCGGTCGCGACGACTTGCACCACGGGGACTCTCGAGCCGTCGAACGTTCGGCTGATCGTGCGGAGTTGGTGGACCAAGACTGCAGGTGGGAGGAGGGAGCCGGCCGATAAGCCGGATTCTGTGCCCGTGCGGTGACGGGTGGCGGCCATCTCTCTGGGCCGGGACGTTGCCGTCCCGGCTCGGTGCGGCCTACCTGGCGCTGGGCGGGCCACCTCGTATCGCGCCTGCTTGGCCTTGCTCCGGACGGGGCTCCCTGGCCGCCGCTGTCTCCAGCGGCGCCGGTGCGCTCTTACCGCACCCTTTCACCCTTGCCACGCGCGCCCGGAGGGCGCCGTTCGGCGGTCTGCTCTCTGTTGGCTTGTCCCGCGCGGTTGCCCGCGCCTGGGTGTTACCCAGCGTCCTGCCCTCTGGAGTCCGGACTTTCCTCGGCGACCCGACAAGCGGGCCGCCGCGGCCGCCTGGCCGACTCCCCTCCTCCCGGACAAGGGTATCGGGCTGCTCCGACGGGCACAGCGACGGGGCGGGAGCGCTTCCGGTCCGCCGCGCGCCGAGAGCACGTAGGATTGGCGCGAACCGGGGACTCGCTGTCCTGGCCGGGCAGACGAGAGGAGCATCCCGCACGTCCGGAACCTTTCGGACTCCTCACGCGTCGTTCATTCGGACGTCGGAGGGCGGGCACGCAAGACGAGCTACATGGGAGAACGCATGGGTCGCAAACGACGCCGAGTACTGATCGGCGTGAGTGTCGCCGTCGGCGTCTTCGTGCTGGGCGCCTCCGCGGCCGCCGCAGCGCTCGTGTGGCGCTTCGACCAAGGGATCGAGCGCCGGGACGTCGACTTCTCCGAACAGGCGTCGCAGGGCGAGGAGGCTGCCGAGGAGGACCCCGGGGAGCCGGACGATCGGGACAGCGACGAGGACCGGGACGGGACGCAGGACACGGCCGAGGACGACGTCGAGCTCCCTGACCCGGTCGACGAGGTCGTGACCGTGCTCGTCGCCGCATCCGACGACCGGAGCGTCCTCACCGAGGAGGAGCAGGCCGAGCTCGGCACCGGTGGCGACCGCAACAGCGAGCGCACCGAGACGAACATGCTCGTGCGGCTCGACCCTGACGGCCCGCGAGCGGACATCCTGAGCTTGCCGCGCGACTCCTACGTCGAGCTCTGCGACGGGAGCCTCGGACGGCTGAACACCGCGTACGGCATCGGCGAGCGCAGCGATGTCGGTGGACCAACGTGCCTGGTCCAGACGATCTCCAACTGGACGGGCATCACCCCCGACCACTACGCCAAGATCGACTTCCGCGGCTTCGTCGACCTGGTCGACGCGGTCGGCGGGGTCGAGATGTGGATGGAGGCACCGATCCAGGACGAGGACGCCAACCTCGACGTCGAGGCGGGCTGCCAGGTCTTCAACGGCGGTGAGGCCCTCGCCTTCTCCCGTGCACGGTCGATCGACAACGATTTCGGGCGAATCGCCCGCCAGCAGCGGCTCCTCGTCGAGCTGCGCGACGAAGTGGTCTCGGGACAGACCGCCGTCAGCCCCCGGCGGCTGCTCGACCTGACCGATGCCGCTGCCAGCTCACTCGAGGTCGACGAGGACCTCACCCTGAACCGTATGCGCCAGCTGGCCGTGGCGGGGCTCGACGTGCCGAGCGAGGACATCCACACCGCCACCATGCCGGGCGAGATCGCCGACGAGCCGCCGTATGTCACCCACGTGGACCCCGTCGACGTCGCCGAGCTGTCCGCGGCCTTCGTGGACGGCGCGCTCGGCGACGTGGCCGAGGAC
This genomic interval carries:
- a CDS encoding DUF368 domain-containing protein, translating into MRPPEPLVHAARGVLMGAADIVPGVSGGTVALIVGIYDRLVRSVGALARTGAALLALRFRAAREHVRDVDLRLLIPLALGVVAALGLGSLVIPPLLDGYPAETSAAFFGLIAASLPLPWGRIERPTRRLAAVVGVAAVTAFVLAGLPPREIVDPALPIVFLSAMVALCAMILPGLSGAYLLLILGVYGASLTALRSGDVVYVATFAAGGVLGLGLFSRLLDHLLTHRHDVTMAALVGLMAGALRALWPWQTEDRELLAVPLEAQTLTTVGVAVAAFVLLRLVVRLGTRAAAGSSPPAR
- a CDS encoding ABC transporter substrate-binding protein; protein product: MVVLALLVWGCDDAALESDAPDPPDEATDAGTGTGEAGSEAGGGTADDDPTESQEDTAGAPGDPSADLPEGVLFAAIGDAPDTLDPHEATGLTRLAVLENVYDRLVEPNGVDGVEPALAERWEPVDGGQRWVFELREGVRWHDGAELDGHDVRYSIERAKSAQQPDRLGDVSSVEVPDEHTVEVVLEEPRANLPADLGRGRGVAIVPEGSGEVLRDDPVGTGPFAVADATGATELELEAFSDHWGGAPELDGITYRTVRDDTARMDALAAGEVDWAHRVTAEVRARDADGEPEWDDVIIGTRPRPATVAYALNHDRQPWAEAPVREALAAAVRRGTIAEAARRGAAQPGRTALPPGTRYHIPGPPGLGAGGATADPLGAAGLEEDALEGLELDLLVPDDDEARRVGSALAAQWRGIGLDARTRVAAPERYESALRDGAFDATLVRLEDHRDPADTYEAPLHSEGAHNVHGFVDEEVDAILEEARQILDPQERAEAYERAVDRIREQHALTYLYHPLEIQGWRADVTGYEIRGEGSVRFEDVSVER
- a CDS encoding RecB family exonuclease, which translates into the protein MERPSEPSHVEAPTAATPTGAAAGPASGTTLLGEPVTDEPLRLSFSRVDTYRRCPRQYRYAYIDKLPQPPSPHLSFGSSVHGALERWWDRKLPDPPPLEELLQALYDAWDTTGFAGMEREEQLRWYTHARDVLARHHARFAEHYVPPVAVEQWFEVPLPDDIVVVGSIDLVVPTGAGTDASSGAASNGLGIIDWKTNRRAKTREQVAGDLQLAIYALAARHLWGHDPDWVALDFVVPGMRVTVPREEIDVDAAVAKVRETAARIRSEAFEPQPSRLCAWCDFRTECPAGGDEGPDLPGVAVGELRRLKRRQARDARRIDELKQLVADRLGPDALVELDPDESS
- a CDS encoding HAD family hydrolase; its protein translation is MQVVATDLDGTLLRSDGAVSARTRAALHAVQREGRWVVLATGRPIRFVHRLAADLGGQGPVICANGAVVYDAARDRVVEERALRPTTTREVIAALRAQEPDLAFAWETTREFRCEPGFAALAEWPVPDGAVLDESVRDTHDGVVKLLARHPAGDMSSMFDGLAAQVDGLATVTHSTATLVEVSAAGVDKGTAVAQFVAERGFAPEHTIAFGDMPNDLALLDWAGWSVAVANAHPLVRARADTMTASNDEDGVALVLEGLPRGP
- a CDS encoding LCP family protein, whose product is MGRKRRRVLIGVSVAVGVFVLGASAAAAALVWRFDQGIERRDVDFSEQASQGEEAAEEDPGEPDDRDSDEDRDGTQDTAEDDVELPDPVDEVVTVLVAASDDRSVLTEEEQAELGTGGDRNSERTETNMLVRLDPDGPRADILSLPRDSYVELCDGSLGRLNTAYGIGERSDVGGPTCLVQTISNWTGITPDHYAKIDFRGFVDLVDAVGGVEMWMEAPIQDEDANLDVEAGCQVFNGGEALAFSRARSIDNDFGRIARQQRLLVELRDEVVSGQTAVSPRRLLDLTDAAASSLEVDEDLTLNRMRQLAVAGLDVPSEDIHTATMPGEIADEPPYVTHVDPVDVAELSAAFVDGALGDVAEDTTDADEDDSDSHPGPSSSGGDGTAEEAGGTDTGPAGDDTGPAGDDTGPAGDDTGPAGDDDGVTDDDRQAVEEDPGATEGSQGIGGEDGSHEDTGTMEDPVDDPDVDGPLGGADGNYIGADRGPGC